Genomic window (Subtercola endophyticus):
CGACCAGAATTCGGCCCTGGTCGATGACCACGACGTGCTCGAGCAGGTTCTGCACCTCGTCGATGAGGTGGGTCGACAAGATGACGGTACGTGGATGCTCGGCGAAGTCTTCGAGCAACCGGTCGTAGAACAGCTGACGCGCGACCGCGTCGAGCCCGAGGTACGGCTCGTCGAAGAACGTGAGCGGTGCCCGCGAGGCGAGCCCCACGATGACGCCGAGCGACGAAAGCTGCCCGCGCGAGAGCTTCTTGATGCGGCGGTTCAGCGGCAGCCGAAATTCAGCGATCAGCTGGTCGGCGAACGCCGCATCCCAGTTCTCGAAGAACAGCGGCGCGTTGCGAAAGACGTGCTTGGCGCGAAAGTCTTCAGGGTACTTCTGGCTCTCTTTGATGAAGCAGAGCTGCTTCAACACATGCGCGTTCTCGACCGGCGCGGCACCGAAAACGCTGATGGTGCCGGAACTGGCGAAGTCTTGCCCGGTCAGCAGCTGCATCAGCGTCGTCTTGCCCGCGCCGTTGCGGCCGAGCAGGCCGTGGATCTTGTCGGGCTCAAGACTCAGCGACACGTCGTTCACGGCGAGCACACTTCCGTAACGCTTCGTCAGGTTGGTGATCTCGATGACACTCATGGTCAGGCCTCCTTCTGCAACAGCGCGACGAGTTGCTCGCGCGTGATGCCGAGTTTCGCCGCCTCGGCGACGAGCGGGCGGATGAACTGCTTCTCGAACTCGTCGCGGCGACCCACGAGCAGACGCTCTCTGGCGCCGGTGGCGACGAACATGCCGATGCCTCTCTTCTTGTAGAGAGTGCCGTTCTCGACCAGCACGTTCACGCCCTTGCCGGCCGTGGCCGGGTTGATGCGATGGAACGCGGCGAACTCGTTCGTCGACGGAACCTGCCCCTCTTCGGGCAGCGTGCCGTCGATGATCTCGTTCTCGATCTGCTCAGCGATCTGAACGAAGATGGGTCTGCCGTCTTCGATCACTGTCACTCACTCTCGGTTACTTGGTTAGTTACTACAGTAGTTAACCAACCATGCACGGATGCCCGTGTCAACCCCGCCGCCCGAAAAACCAGTTCGCGCGTCGCTTTTGGTCGCAAGTCACGGCGGATTGCGGCAAGAAACGACGCGCGAGGCGGGTGAGGCGGGTGAGGTGGGCTCTAAACCTCGGGGGTCTGGTTCGAGACGGCGACCATCTCGTCGCGCTCGACGACCTTGATGCGGGTGCGGCCGGCGGCGGCGCCGAGACCGAGCTCGTACTGGTCGAGGTGGTGCCAGCCCTCGACGGTGGTGAAAACCACTCCACGCTCGGCGAGCAGCGCGTCGATCGACTCCTCCGAGGGGTCGGCCGGAGTCCACCACGAGGCCTGATCGCGCACGAGGTGCGAGAGCGTCTCCATGGCGTCTGACTTGGTGTGGCCGATGAGCCCCACGGGGCCGCGCTTGATCCACCCGGTGGCGTAGACACCGGGAACGACCTCGTCATGATCATCCAGTACCCGGCCCTCGCGGTTCGGAATCACACCGCGCTTGTCATCGAACGGCACGTCGGGCAGCGGCGAACCGAAATACCCCACGGCGCGGTAGATGGCCTGAATCGGCAGCTCGCGAATCTCGCCCGTGCCCTCGACTCCGCCGGCGCCATCGGGGCGCGTGCGCTCGTACCGGATGCCCGAAACGGCGCCATCCGCACCGAGAATCTCGAGCGGCCGAGCGTAGAAGTGCAGGTGCAGCCGCCGCGATGCCCCGCCGTGCGGGCGGGTGCGCCACTGATTCATGACGCGGTTGATCACCATGACCTGCTTGTTCGAGGCGATCGCCGCCTCTGAAGCGGGGTCGAGGTCGAAGTCTTCGTCGTAGACGATCATGTCGACGTCGGGCACCTCGCCGAGTTCACGCAGCTCGAGAGGTGTGAACTTCACCTGCGCCGGCCCGCGCCGACCGAAGACGTGCACGTCGGTGACGGGCGACTCCTGCAGGCCGTCGTAGACGTTCGCGGGAATCTCGGTGGGCAGCAGGTCGTCGGGGTGCTTCGCCAGAATGCGGGCCACGTCGAGCGCCACGTTGCCATTGCCCAGCACCGCGATCGACTCGGCGCGCAGCGGCCAAGTGCGCGGCACATCAGGATGCCCGTCGAACCAGCTCACGAAGTCGGCGGCACCGTACGATCCGTCGAGCTCGATGCCCGGAATGTCGAGCGAGGCGTCACGAATGGCGCCGGTCGCGAAGATGACCGCGTTGTAGTGCTTCTTCAGATCATCCAGTGTCAGATCGACGCCGTACCGCACGTTGCCGAAGAACCGGATGTCGCCACGGTCGAGCACCTCGCGCAGGGCGGTGATGATGCCCTTGATGCGCGGATGATCGGGGGCGACGCCATAACGAACGAGCCCGTACGGCGCAGGCAGGTGGTCGAACAGGTCGATCGACACGTCGAAGTGGCGTTCAGCTTTGATGAGCAGATCGGCGGCGTAGATTCCGGCCGGCCCTGCGCCGACGATGGCCAGGCGGAGCTTGGTCATGAGGGTGTGTTTCCTTACGTTGTTAGCTGCTTCGCTCGACCATGGTGTCGGCGAAGCGAATGAGCGTCTTCTTGACCGTGCCCTCGGGCAACGGCGCGAGGGCGGCGACGGCTTCTGCCGCCCAGCGATGCGCCTCGGCGGTGGTTTCGAGGGTGACCGGATGCACGCGAAGCTCCGCGATCAGCGCATCGACCTCCTCGGCGGGGGTCACGTCGATGGTCGCCGGGTCGAGCCGCCGCAGCAACTCGGCCGCTGCGGGGTCGGTCGGGGCATCCCTCTGCAGGTAGAGCAGGGGCAGCGTGACGACTCCGGCCCGGATGTCTGTTCCGGCCGTCTTGCCCGTCTTGTCGCTCGGCGGAGCAAGATCGATGACGTCGTCGACCAGCTGGAAGGCGATGCCCACCTTCTCGCCGAAGTCGAACACGGCCTGCTGATACTCGTCGGGCGCGTTCGACACGAGAACGCCGAGCTGCGCCGACGCGGCGATCAGCGAACCGGTCTTATCGGCCAGCACGCGCAAGTAGTGTTCGATCGGGTCTTCGCCGACCCGCGGGCCAGCGGTCTCGTGCAGCTGCCCGAGGC
Coding sequences:
- a CDS encoding ABC transporter ATP-binding protein; the encoded protein is MSVIEITNLTKRYGSVLAVNDVSLSLEPDKIHGLLGRNGAGKTTLMQLLTGQDFASSGTISVFGAAPVENAHVLKQLCFIKESQKYPEDFRAKHVFRNAPLFFENWDAAFADQLIAEFRLPLNRRIKKLSRGQLSSLGVIVGLASRAPLTFFDEPYLGLDAVARQLFYDRLLEDFAEHPRTVILSTHLIDEVQNLLEHVVVIDQGRILVDSDAEELRGSATTIAGTARAVDAFTAGRTVISRQGLGSLAQATVGRLSAEDRAAAVAAGLDVGPVSLQQLVVSLSGAAEGAAQPDRAAQPERTSQKGQER
- a CDS encoding GntR family transcriptional regulator, whose amino-acid sequence is MIEDGRPIFVQIAEQIENEIIDGTLPEEGQVPSTNEFAAFHRINPATAGKGVNVLVENGTLYKKRGIGMFVATGARERLLVGRRDEFEKQFIRPLVAEAAKLGITREQLVALLQKEA
- a CDS encoding FAD-dependent oxidoreductase translates to MTKLRLAIVGAGPAGIYAADLLIKAERHFDVSIDLFDHLPAPYGLVRYGVAPDHPRIKGIITALREVLDRGDIRFFGNVRYGVDLTLDDLKKHYNAVIFATGAIRDASLDIPGIELDGSYGAADFVSWFDGHPDVPRTWPLRAESIAVLGNGNVALDVARILAKHPDDLLPTEIPANVYDGLQESPVTDVHVFGRRGPAQVKFTPLELRELGEVPDVDMIVYDEDFDLDPASEAAIASNKQVMVINRVMNQWRTRPHGGASRRLHLHFYARPLEILGADGAVSGIRYERTRPDGAGGVEGTGEIRELPIQAIYRAVGYFGSPLPDVPFDDKRGVIPNREGRVLDDHDEVVPGVYATGWIKRGPVGLIGHTKSDAMETLSHLVRDQASWWTPADPSEESIDALLAERGVVFTTVEGWHHLDQYELGLGAAAGRTRIKVVERDEMVAVSNQTPEV
- a CDS encoding polyprenyl synthetase family protein, with protein sequence MTKPARRNAGSSSAFSLTERLFATADDRRAAKAVDTGIVRVEERLVEETAFHDGLAEVSARYLLDAGGKRVRPILAFLTAQLGDGVTDDVVTAATSIELIHLASLYHDDVMDDAEQRRGVPTAHTVWNNSIAILTGDLLFARASKLLSILGERAIRLQADTFERLCLGQLHETAGPRVGEDPIEHYLRVLADKTGSLIAASAQLGVLVSNAPDEYQQAVFDFGEKVGIAFQLVDDVIDLAPPSDKTGKTAGTDIRAGVVTLPLLYLQRDAPTDPAAAELLRRLDPATIDVTPAEEVDALIAELRVHPVTLETTAEAHRWAAEAVAALAPLPEGTVKKTLIRFADTMVERSS